One stretch of Ipomoea triloba cultivar NCNSP0323 chromosome 8, ASM357664v1 DNA includes these proteins:
- the LOC116026971 gene encoding uncharacterized protein LOC116026971 encodes MAYRSPVKFKLLEDLTYNGMGDPKEHLISFQARMQIHGAEEPLMCKAFLTTLVGGAQRWCMKLPEHSMSNFGQLAKLFITNYAANLRPKKNFMYLSRIKQDPNEPLRSFLARWQKDVQAVDDLDDNTMVILFIENLRLGKLYTNLHTNWPTSYAQAIQRANRHADAEDAIKQKRIQEGGSSQPKRPRAKEPCPRKFDKSRLGRQETGRNPERSGVPSFHQQPVAVQEIQAQPPPQEV; translated from the coding sequence ATGGCCTACCGGAGCCCGGTGAAGTTCAagttacttgaggatttaacaTATAACGGGATGGGTGATCCCAAGGAGCATCTTATTAGTTTCCAAGCTCGGATGCAAATACATGGAGCCGAAGAACCTCTGATGTGCAAAGCCTTCCTAACTACATTAGTCGGTGGGGCACAAAGGTGGTGCATGAAGTTGCCCGAGCATTCAATGAGCAATTTTGGACAGTTGGCCAAACTTTTCATAACCAATTATGCCGCCAATTTGCGTCCTAAGAAAAACTTCATGTATCTGTCTAGAATCAAGCAGGATCCTAACGAGCCTCTTCGGTCGTTCCTAGCTAGATGGCAAAAGGATGTTCAAGCGGTCGATGACCTAGATGATAACACAATGGTGATCCTGTTCATAGAGAACTTGAGGTTAGGAAAGCTGTATACTAACCTCCATACCAATTGGCCGACCTCGTACGCTCAGGCTATCCAAAGAGCCAACCGGCATGCTGACGCTGAGGACGCAATCAAGCAGAAAAGAATCCAAGAAGGAGGGTCATCTCAACCTAAAAGGCCTCGTGCAAAGGAACCGTGTCCGAGAAAGTTTGATAAGAGTCGGCTAGGCCGCCAAGAGACTGGTCGGAACCCTGAAAGATCGGGTGTCCCGTCGTTTCACCAACAGCCGGTCGCGGTGCAAGAAATTCAGGCTCAACCTCCGCCACAGGAGGTATGA